The stretch of DNA CCATCAGGAAGGCTGGAGAAGCGGTCTGGAGAGCTGGGCTGGCTCGGTGCGGAGAAGCACTCTGTTCCTTGGGGCCAGACGCCTTAAACTTGAACCAGCCTGCCTTCATCCTGGACTCTGCCAGGCCAGGGAGGACCCTCCCTCTGGGATAGGCACCCTGACTGTGTGCAGAGATTAATAGCTGGCGGTCTGTTGCCCCGGGCCTTTCCGGTCAGGCGCCTGGCCCTCCTGCATCTTGATGCTGCATCTCTGTTTTCTTTAAGGCTTCAGGCAGCACACAGGGCTTCTGGCAGCCGTCCCAGGCAGGACTGAGCACTGAGCTTGGAGCTGAAGGCCTTGCCCCGCCGCCCAAGCAACCAGTGTTTCTGGGAGCGGCCTGAAGGACTGACCGGGCAGCTGGGAGAGTCAAGGGAGCCTTGCTGCCACTGCTGTGTTCAGAGACCAAGCAGCCAGGTGCTGTGTCTGATAGACCCGGAGGCGCTGGTGTTGGTGGCAGAGGGGCTAGGACTTTGGGGTTAGGCCTTGGGGCACCGCCTCTGAAGGCTGCGTCCTCTGAGCACTAACAGTGCGGACACTCACCCTACATCCAGGTGGCCACAGCCAGGCTCTCGTAAAGGACCAGTATTTCCAAACCTTGAGGTGCCCAACAGATTGGTTCAGAACCGAGCTCACATCCAGCTCTCTCAGAATCTTCGTCACACTAACGAGCCATTTGGGATTTTTCAGAGGGCTGCTTCGGAAGTGAGTGGCTTActctcctctgcctctgcctACCTCCACTTTCCCATGTTCAGGCCCCACACGCGCTCCTTGCCCCAAGTTTGGAGGAtaggacacacacatacacacacaccagtctGTGCCTTAGAGGCATGTTAGACCTGCCAAGTGGTGAGAGCAGCCCCCTTCCCTCACTTTCCCAGACTCCGACCTGAGACTCACCAACTTGCGGCTGTTCCAGAGCCTCAAAGGACTTGAGACCACCTCACACACTCCTTGTGGGCCCAGCCTGATCCCAGAGccccttccttcccaccccaaGCAGTCGTCCTGCCTCTGGCAGGAGGGGAGGTAGATGTGCCTTGTCCATACCTCGAGCTTGTCGATCCATGAGATGGACGAGGGGCTTCTGTCCTCAATTAAACCTGATTCATTTCCTCTCTGCAAACTGAGCATTTGCCAGATGCAGGAGGCAGGTGTGTTGGCTTCCGAACCAAGTCCTTAGGGCTTAGAGAGACAGCCTCAGTCATTCCACCGTAAGGAAGTGCGTGGGATTTGGAAGTTCACCAATCCCGAAATGGCTGTGTGCCAACCCAGTGtatcaccaggggagccctgctGGGCGGCACTGCTGGATGCTCAGGGCCAGGCTGGTCCCACAGGAGCCGTCTGCATGACCAAAGGTGTGGCAGTCCAGCTGTGTGGCCGTAAGCAAGGGCTGGATGCGTTCTTTAAGGGTATGTGGgagaaggggcaggggaggggggtggtAAATCTTCCAGATTCTTCCTCTAGCCAGCTGTACTAAGTATCAAAGAATTTAGGGACTTGTTTCCCTAAAGCAGAAAGTGCAGCCTGACCAAGCCCACATGCCTCATTTATTTGGGCCACCCAGTGTGTGGTTGGGTAACACACTTTAAAGATGGGAGATTGCAAAAATCTGACTTGCCTAGGCTAGTGGGTCTATGAGTGGCGGCAATTCCCAGAGTCAGTATTGCAACCAGTCCTGGGCCACGCAGAGGGCACAGCGCCCCCCAGCTCACTCCCATACCATCAAACCACAGCCTGCATCCCTGGCATGGATAAACTGAGTTCTCTTATGTCTAGGGGGTGCGTGTCTGCCCTTGGTGTCCATGAGGCCCCTTCCCAATGGGAGCTGAGGCTAGGTTACACCAAGGTAGTGGGGGTCTCCCTGGCCCAGTTCCAGGGAAGGAACTCTCAGACATTCCCACAGAGCAGCCCTGGCCCAGTACAGCATCAGTGGGTTTGGGAATAGATGGGCTTCATCCATGGCCAAAGCCCTCTGACAATTCACCCCCAAGTATGTGTCTTGAGACACTCCCCCGTGTCTCAGCAAAGACCCCTGATGAATGAATTCCAGCACTGTTTATTGGGCACAGAATGTAGGGCAGCTTCCCACTGCCCCATTTCCACAGTAACCAAAGTCAGGCCAGTGCCCTCACTAAGAGTAGCTCCCACGTGTGAATTAGTAAGCTTAAATTCCGAAGTTGAACTGGCACCTCCAAAGAGTGAGATAAAAAACACTTTGTATCaaagctgtgattaaaaaaatataaaagttaaaccCACAGGCATAGAGAAAAACGGGCAATCCTGAAAACTGCCCTGAAATGTTACCCTCGTCTAAATCCTGTAAGCAGGTGAACCCTGGGGGAGGCCAGCGccccttggggggtgggggtgaaatGGGGTGACTTATGAGCCTGCCTGGCTTCCATCCAGGCAGACCTTCGTAGTGTCTCTGGCAGTGAATCGAGTCCCCTCTGGGGAATGCAGGGAAAAGCGTGGGGCACAGGCACTGCGGAGCTGAGAAACAGGGGCAGGGCCAAGCCCTGTGCTTCTCAGCTGCATGGTGCTATCAGGAAGTGGGGCCCCTGATCACCTGGGCACTACTGTGGCCAGGCAGCAGGGTCTGGGGGCCGAGACTGGTCACTGCAGGCTGACTGTGACTCGGCTCCAGGCCCTGTTGCCAGTCCTCAGCATCCAAGGGGGAGAGATGGTCCCAGAGCCCTGGGCCAGTGTGGGGAGAGGGGATCAGGCCGGGCCAGGGATCCGTTCTTGCCCTTCTGAGCGGGGGACCCAGCAATGAGCAGAAGCCAGGATGAGAGGCAGACAGAGCGTGGAAGTGGTGTCACTGTACAAAGGGCGGGCAGGCACAGCCGGGGCCCCTGGCAGCTGCTAGGACAGCATGGACTGCTGCACGGCCTTCTGCAGCGATTGCCGCGTCACCAGCAGACGCACCACCTCCTCCGAGCGCTTGGTGAGCCGCTTCCGGGCCTGGTCATGTGTGACCATGGTCATGTCCCAGCCGTTCACCTGGcccagggagagaacacagcccccTTCAGGTCACTGCCTTCTGGGATCTGAAAATAGGATGGGGTTTGGGGGCCTAGGTCACCCAAGCTGATGTCCCCGGGCTGGGcacgtgctcacacacacacacacacgagggaTCCAGCACAGGCTCCTAAACTACTTCGGTGTGTCTCCCAGGTGCCCAGGAAGGTAGGTAGGGGCAGCCCAACAACCCCAAGGGCTTTACACCCTCCAGCACAagccttgttttcctctttcGGGACACTGGTTACCTGCATGATCTTGTCCCCGATCTGCAGCCCAGCAATTTCCGCAGGGCCTCCTTCGGATACCCGTGTGACGTAAATGCCCTGGGAAGAGGCAGCCCACGTCAATCCCTGGGGGTCACTGGACTGGCCACCTAGCCATAGAGCAAAGCCAAGCAGCGCATACTCCTAGCCATCTATCCCACACCCTGGCCGTGCTAAGACAGCTAAGGGGGAAGTAGGGCAGCCCCACGGATGCTCCAACCCCTGCTGGCCACCTGGGCCTTCCTATGCTGGGAGGGCTGGGAGGCctactctcccccaccccacccctagtTACTCCCACCAGATCATCTCTTggaccttctttttttccttggacCTTCTTAAGAGAGGACCATTTGAGAGAGAGGAGGTCTGCT from Bos mutus isolate GX-2022 chromosome 19, NWIPB_WYAK_1.1, whole genome shotgun sequence encodes:
- the TAX1BP3 gene encoding tax1-binding protein 3, whose amino-acid sequence is MSYVPGQPVTAVVQRVEIHKLRQGENLILGFSIGGGIDQDPSQNPFSEDKTDKGIYVTRVSEGGPAEIAGLQIGDKIMQVNGWDMTMVTHDQARKRLTKRSEEVVRLLVTRQSLQKAVQQSMLS